One Bosea sp. 124 genomic window, CATGTGCGAGCCGCTGCTCAAGAAGCACACGGATGATAATTTCGTCGGCGTGATCTTTCGCCCGGCGACGCTGTGCGGCTATGCTCCACGCCAGCGGCTGGACCTGTCGGTTAACATTCTGACCAACCATGCAGTCAACAACAACAAGATCACCGTGTTTGGCGGCGATCAGATGCGTCCGAACCTGCATGTTCAGGATTATTGCAACGCGGTCGAGATGCTGATGACGGCGCCTGCCGAGAAGATCCAGAACGAGACCTTTAACATCGGCTTCCAGAACATGAGCATTGCCGACCTGGCCCTGCTGGTGAAGGACGTCGTCGAGCAGGAGTTCCCGGACAAGGCGCCAATCGGCATCGTCACAACGCCGAGCGATGACAACCGCTCCTATCACATTAACTCGGACAAGGTGACGCGCGTGCTCGGCTTCAAGCCGAAGTTCTCGATCGAGGACGCCGTCCGCGACCTTTGCAAGGCCTTCAAGGCCGGCAAGCTGCCGAACTCGATGACCGATACGGGCTACTACAACGTGAAGACGCTGAAGGCGAAGGAAGCCGCCTGATGAGCAAGCCTGTCGCCGTCGTCACGGGAGGCGCGGGCTTCATTGGCAGTCATATGGTCGACGTTCTGATCGAGGCCGGCTTTGCCGTCCGCGTCGTCGACAACCTGACCGGTGGGCACCTCAGCAACCTCAAGCAGCATCACGGTAATCCCGATCTCACGACGGAATGGGTCGACATCCGCACCCTCGAGCCCGGCAATGCCGCGTTCGAGGGTGCGCGCTATGTCTTCCATCTGGCAGGGATCGGCGACATCGTGCCGTCGATCGAGAAGCCCATCGACTACATGGACGTGAACGTCCAGGGCACGGTGCGCGTGCTTGAATGCGCGCGCGCCGCCGGCGTGCAGAAGCTGGTGTATGCCGCCTCGTCCTCCTGCTACGGCCTGGCCGACACGCCAACCCGCGAGGACCATCGGATCGACCCGATGTACCCCTACGCGCTCTCGAAGTATCAGGGCGAGCAGGCAGTCTTTCACTGGAACAAGGTCTATGGCCTGCCGGTGAACTCGATCTGCATCTTCAACGCCTACGGGCCACGCGTCCGGACGACGGGCGTCTACGGCGCCGTGTTCGGCGTCTTCTTCCGTCAGAAGCTCGCCGGCGCACCCTATACGGTGGTCGGCGACGGGACCCAGGCGCGCGATTTCATCTATGTGCGCGATGTCGCCGAAGCCTTCTTCGCGGCAGCCAAGACCGAAACCGTCGGCGAGCGCTTCAACGTCGGCGCCGACAATCCGCAGCCGATCAACCGCTTGATCGAGATTCTCGGGGGCGACGTCGTCTACGTGCCGAAACGCCCAGGCGAGCCGGATGTGACCCACGCCGACATCACGAAGATCACGACGATGCTCGGCTGGGCGCCCAAGGTGCCCTTCGAGCAGGGCGTCGCCAACATGCTCTCCAATATCGAGCGCTGGAACGATGCCCCGCTCTGGGACCCGAACTCGATCGCGAAGGCGACCGAGACCTGGTTCCGCTACATGTCGAAGAACGAAGGCTGAAACGAATGGCTATTTCGCTGACCGAGCGCTACCGCCACAAGATCGTCACGGCAGAGCAGCTTCGCGAGATCATCGGCGCGCCGCCGCGCAAGAAGCGCGTGATCATGTGCCATGGCGTGTTCGACGTCGTGCATCCCGGCCATGTCCGCCACCTGCTCTACGCCAAGAGCAAGGCAGACACGCTCGTCTGCAGCCTGACGGCCGACAAGCATATCTCGAAGGGCGCGCATCGGCCGCATATCCCGCAGGAATTGCGGGCGGCCAATCTGGCCGCCTTCGAGATGGTCGACTACGTCGTCATCGACACCAACGCCAAGCCTCTGGAGAATATCCAGATCATCCAGCCAGACTATTTCGCCAAGGGCTTCGAGTACACCGCCGTCGGCATGCCGCCGAAGACGGCGGAGGAAGCAGCAATCGTCGAAGCCTATGGCGGCGAGATGATCTTCACGCCCGGCGACATCGTCTATTCATCGACGAGCCTCATCAATCTGGCTCCGCCGACGATCCAATACGAGAAGCTGCAACTGGTCATGGAGCGCTACGGCGTCACCTTCGACAAGATGCGCAGCACGATCGACGGCATGATCGGCAAGAAGGTCCATGTCATCGGCGACACCATCGTCGACAGCTATACGCAATGCGCGATGATCGGCGGCCAGACCAAGACGCCGACGATGAGCGTGCTCTTCGAACGCAAGCAGGATTTCGTCGGCGGCGCCGCGATCGTCGCCAAACACCTGCGTGCCGCCGGCGCCGACGTCACCTTCACCACCGTCCTCGGCGAGGATGCGCTCAAGGACTTCGTGCTGGAGGATCTCGAGCAGGCCGGGATCGACACCATGGCGATCATCGATTCGACGCGCCCGACGGTGAACAAGAACGCGATCGTCGTCGGCGGCTACAGGCTGCTCAAGGTCGACACGCTCGACAACCGCTCGATCTCGGACACGATCCTCGGCCAGATGACCTCCGCCGTCGCCAATGTGCCCGTCGACGCGGTCGTCTATTCCGATTTCCGCCACGGCATCTTCAACCGTCGCACGATCCCCGAATTCACGCGGGCGCTGCCGGCCGGCGTCTACAAGGTCG contains:
- a CDS encoding NAD-dependent epimerase/dehydratase family protein — its product is MSKPVAVVTGGAGFIGSHMVDVLIEAGFAVRVVDNLTGGHLSNLKQHHGNPDLTTEWVDIRTLEPGNAAFEGARYVFHLAGIGDIVPSIEKPIDYMDVNVQGTVRVLECARAAGVQKLVYAASSSCYGLADTPTREDHRIDPMYPYALSKYQGEQAVFHWNKVYGLPVNSICIFNAYGPRVRTTGVYGAVFGVFFRQKLAGAPYTVVGDGTQARDFIYVRDVAEAFFAAAKTETVGERFNVGADNPQPINRLIEILGGDVVYVPKRPGEPDVTHADITKITTMLGWAPKVPFEQGVANMLSNIERWNDAPLWDPNSIAKATETWFRYMSKNEG
- a CDS encoding PfkB family carbohydrate kinase, encoding MAISLTERYRHKIVTAEQLREIIGAPPRKKRVIMCHGVFDVVHPGHVRHLLYAKSKADTLVCSLTADKHISKGAHRPHIPQELRAANLAAFEMVDYVVIDTNAKPLENIQIIQPDYFAKGFEYTAVGMPPKTAEEAAIVEAYGGEMIFTPGDIVYSSTSLINLAPPTIQYEKLQLVMERYGVTFDKMRSTIDGMIGKKVHVIGDTIVDSYTQCAMIGGQTKTPTMSVLFERKQDFVGGAAIVAKHLRAAGADVTFTTVLGEDALKDFVLEDLEQAGIDTMAIIDSTRPTVNKNAIVVGGYRLLKVDTLDNRSISDTILGQMTSAVANVPVDAVVYSDFRHGIFNRRTIPEFTRALPAGVYKVADSQVASRWGNITEFQGFDLITPNEREARFALGDQDSGIRPLASQLYDKSACKLLMLKLGERGMLVCRGADHESLDSFYVIDTFVEHLVDPVGAGDALLAYSTLAMLVSQDDALASILGAMAAACECEYDGNIPITTEAMHRKIDLVEKRVNFG
- a CDS encoding SDR family oxidoreductase, with amino-acid sequence MTGGAGYAGSLLCPQLLASGYNVTCFDIGFFGSDFLPHGHPNFKLIKGDIRDLATLREAFKGIECVVNLACISNDASFELDENLSTSINLDAFEPMVIAAKEAGVKRFVYASSSSVYGVSESPNVTEDHPLLPLTLYNKYKGMCEPLLKKHTDDNFVGVIFRPATLCGYAPRQRLDLSVNILTNHAVNNNKITVFGGDQMRPNLHVQDYCNAVEMLMTAPAEKIQNETFNIGFQNMSIADLALLVKDVVEQEFPDKAPIGIVTTPSDDNRSYHINSDKVTRVLGFKPKFSIEDAVRDLCKAFKAGKLPNSMTDTGYYNVKTLKAKEAA